In a single window of the Pongo abelii isolate AG06213 chromosome 1, NHGRI_mPonAbe1-v2.0_pri, whole genome shotgun sequence genome:
- the TOR1AIP1 gene encoding torsin-1A-interacting protein 1 isoform X9, which yields MAGEGRRAEAVREGWGVYVTPRAPIREGRGRLAPQNGGSSDAPAYRTSLSRQGRREVRFSDEPPEVYGDFEPLVDKERSPVGKRTRLEEFRSDSAKEEVRESAYYLRSRQRRQPRPQEAEEMKTRRTTRLQQQHSQQPPLQPSPVMTRRGLRDSHSSEEDEPSSPTDLSQTISKKTVRSIQEAPESEDLVISLRRPPLRYPRSEATSVQQKVNFSEEGETEDDQDSSHSSVTTVKSRSRDSDESGDKTTRSSSQYIESFWQSSQSQNFTAHDKQPSVLSSGYQKTPQEWAPQTARMRTRMQNDSILKSELGNQSPSTSSQQVTGQPQNASFVKRNWWWLLPLIAALASGSFWFFSTPEVETTAVQEFQNQMNQLKNKYQGQDEKLWKRSQTFLEKHLNSSHPRSQPAILLLTAARDAEEALRCLSEQIADAYSSFHSVRAIRIDGTDKATQDSDTVKLEVDQELSNGFKNGQNAAVVHRFESFPAGSTLIFYKYCDHENAAFKDVALVLTVLLEEETLGTSLGLKEVEEKVRDFLKVKFTNSNTPNSYNHMDPDKLNGLWSRISHLVLPVQPENALKRGICL from the exons ATGGCGGGCGAGGGACGGCGGGCGGAGGCGGTGCGGGAAGGATGGGGTGTGTACGTCACCCCCAGGGCCCCCATCCGAGAGGGAAGGGGCCGGCTCGCCCCTCAAAATGGCGGCAGCAGCGATGCGCCTGCGTACAGAACTTCTCTGTCGCGCCAGGGCCGGCGGGAAGTGAGGTTCTCGGACGAGCCGCCAGAAGTGTACGGCGACTTCGAGCCCCTGGTGGACAAAGAAAGGTCCCCGGTGGGAAAACGAACCCGGCTAGAAGAGTTCCGGTCCGATTCTGCGAAAGAGGAAGTGAGAGAAAGCGCGTACTACCTTCGGTCTAGGCAGCGGAGGCAGCCGCGACCCCAGGAAGCCGAGGAGATGAAGACGCGAAGGACTACCCGCCTTCAGCAGCAGCACTCACAGCAGCCTCCGCTACAGCCGTCTCCCGTTATGACCAGGAGAGGGCTGCGGGACTCTCATTCCTCTGAAG AGGATGAACCATCTTCCCCAACTGATTTAAGCCAAACGATCTCAAAGAAAACTGTCAGGAGCATACAAGAGGCTCCAG AGAGTGAAGATCTTGTAATCAGCTTACGTCGACCCCCTCTAAGATACCCAAGATCTG AAGCCACCAGTGTCCAACAGAAGGTCAATTTCTCTGAAGAAG GAGAAACTGAAGATGATCAAGACAGCTCTCACAGCAGTGTCACTACTGTTAAGTCCAGATCCAGGGATTCTGATGAATCTGGAG ataaaacCACCAGATCATCTAGTCAATATATAGAATCATTTTGGCAGTCATCACAAA GTCAAAACTTCACAGCTCATGATAAGCAACCTTCAGTGCTGA GCTCAGGATATCAAAAAACTCCCCAGGAATGGGCCCCACAAACTGCAAGAATGAGGACCAGGATGCAAA ATGACAGCATTCTGAAATCAGAGCTTGGAAACCAGTCACCATCAACCTCCAGCCAAC aggTGACTGGACAACCCCAAAATGCATCTTTTGTCAAGAGGAACTGGTGGTGGCTACTTCCTCTGATAGCTGCTCTTGCCTCTGGGAGTTTTTGGTTCTTTAGTACTCCTGAGGTAGAAACCACTGCTGTTCAAGAGTTCCAGAACCAGATGAATCAACTTAAGAATAAGTACCAAGGTCAAGATGAGAAGCTGTGGAAAAGGAGCCAAACATTCCTGGAAAAACATCTTAATAGCTCCCATCCTCGGTCTCAGCCTGCTATCTTACTGCTCACTGCTGCCCGAGATGCTGAAGAAGCACTTAGGTGTCTGAGTGAACAAATTGCTGATGCCTATTCTTCTTTTCATAGTGTCCGTGCCATCCGGATTGATGGGACAGATAAAGCTACTCAAGACAGTGATACTGTCAAACTAGAGGTAGACCAAGAACTGAGCAATGGATTTAAGAATGGCCAGAATGCAGCTGTGGTACACCGCTTTGAGTCATTTCCCGCAGGCTCTACTTTGATCTTCTACAAATATTGTGACCATGAAAACGCAGCCTTCAAAGATGTAGCCTTAGTCCTGACTGTCTTATTGGAGGAAGAGACACTTGGAACAAGTCTAGGCCTAAAGGAAGTTGAAGAAAAAGTAAGAGATTTTCTTAAAGTCAAGTTCACCAATTCTAACACACCCAACTCCTACAATCATATGGACCCAGACAAACTGAATGGCCTCTGGAGCCGTATTTCTCACTTAGTTCTGCCTGTGCAACCTGAAAATGCCCTGAAAAGGGGCATCTGCTTATAA
- the TOR1AIP1 gene encoding torsin-1A-interacting protein 1 isoform X8, producing MAGEGRRAEAVREGWGVYVTPRAPIREGRGRLAPQNGGSSDAPAYRTSLSRQGRREVRFSDEPPEVYGDFEPLVDKERSPVGKRTRLEEFRSDSAKEEVRESAYYLRSRQRRQPRPQEAEEMKTRRTTRLQQQHSQQPPLQPSPVMTRRGLRDSHSSEEDEPSSPTDLSQTISKKTVRSIQEAPAESEDLVISLRRPPLRYPRSEATSVQQKVNFSEEGETEDDQDSSHSSVTTVKSRSRDSDESGDKTTRSSSQYIESFWQSSQSQNFTAHDKQPSVLSSGYQKTPQEWAPQTARMRTRMQNDSILKSELGNQSPSTSSQQVTGQPQNASFVKRNWWWLLPLIAALASGSFWFFSTPEVETTAVQEFQNQMNQLKNKYQGQDEKLWKRSQTFLEKHLNSSHPRSQPAILLLTAARDAEEALRCLSEQIADAYSSFHSVRAIRIDGTDKATQDSDTVKLEVDQELSNGFKNGQNAAVVHRFESFPAGSTLIFYKYCDHENAAFKDVALVLTVLLEEETLGTSLGLKEVEEKVRDFLKVKFTNSNTPNSYNHMDPDKLNGLWSRISHLVLPVQPENALKRGICL from the exons ATGGCGGGCGAGGGACGGCGGGCGGAGGCGGTGCGGGAAGGATGGGGTGTGTACGTCACCCCCAGGGCCCCCATCCGAGAGGGAAGGGGCCGGCTCGCCCCTCAAAATGGCGGCAGCAGCGATGCGCCTGCGTACAGAACTTCTCTGTCGCGCCAGGGCCGGCGGGAAGTGAGGTTCTCGGACGAGCCGCCAGAAGTGTACGGCGACTTCGAGCCCCTGGTGGACAAAGAAAGGTCCCCGGTGGGAAAACGAACCCGGCTAGAAGAGTTCCGGTCCGATTCTGCGAAAGAGGAAGTGAGAGAAAGCGCGTACTACCTTCGGTCTAGGCAGCGGAGGCAGCCGCGACCCCAGGAAGCCGAGGAGATGAAGACGCGAAGGACTACCCGCCTTCAGCAGCAGCACTCACAGCAGCCTCCGCTACAGCCGTCTCCCGTTATGACCAGGAGAGGGCTGCGGGACTCTCATTCCTCTGAAG AGGATGAACCATCTTCCCCAACTGATTTAAGCCAAACGATCTCAAAGAAAACTGTCAGGAGCATACAAGAGGCTCCAG CAGAGAGTGAAGATCTTGTAATCAGCTTACGTCGACCCCCTCTAAGATACCCAAGATCTG AAGCCACCAGTGTCCAACAGAAGGTCAATTTCTCTGAAGAAG GAGAAACTGAAGATGATCAAGACAGCTCTCACAGCAGTGTCACTACTGTTAAGTCCAGATCCAGGGATTCTGATGAATCTGGAG ataaaacCACCAGATCATCTAGTCAATATATAGAATCATTTTGGCAGTCATCACAAA GTCAAAACTTCACAGCTCATGATAAGCAACCTTCAGTGCTGA GCTCAGGATATCAAAAAACTCCCCAGGAATGGGCCCCACAAACTGCAAGAATGAGGACCAGGATGCAAA ATGACAGCATTCTGAAATCAGAGCTTGGAAACCAGTCACCATCAACCTCCAGCCAAC aggTGACTGGACAACCCCAAAATGCATCTTTTGTCAAGAGGAACTGGTGGTGGCTACTTCCTCTGATAGCTGCTCTTGCCTCTGGGAGTTTTTGGTTCTTTAGTACTCCTGAGGTAGAAACCACTGCTGTTCAAGAGTTCCAGAACCAGATGAATCAACTTAAGAATAAGTACCAAGGTCAAGATGAGAAGCTGTGGAAAAGGAGCCAAACATTCCTGGAAAAACATCTTAATAGCTCCCATCCTCGGTCTCAGCCTGCTATCTTACTGCTCACTGCTGCCCGAGATGCTGAAGAAGCACTTAGGTGTCTGAGTGAACAAATTGCTGATGCCTATTCTTCTTTTCATAGTGTCCGTGCCATCCGGATTGATGGGACAGATAAAGCTACTCAAGACAGTGATACTGTCAAACTAGAGGTAGACCAAGAACTGAGCAATGGATTTAAGAATGGCCAGAATGCAGCTGTGGTACACCGCTTTGAGTCATTTCCCGCAGGCTCTACTTTGATCTTCTACAAATATTGTGACCATGAAAACGCAGCCTTCAAAGATGTAGCCTTAGTCCTGACTGTCTTATTGGAGGAAGAGACACTTGGAACAAGTCTAGGCCTAAAGGAAGTTGAAGAAAAAGTAAGAGATTTTCTTAAAGTCAAGTTCACCAATTCTAACACACCCAACTCCTACAATCATATGGACCCAGACAAACTGAATGGCCTCTGGAGCCGTATTTCTCACTTAGTTCTGCCTGTGCAACCTGAAAATGCCCTGAAAAGGGGCATCTGCTTATAA